A window of Thiocapsa bogorovii genomic DNA:
CTGCGTCTGCGCCCGAGCCCATGGCGCAGGCAACTGCCGACGAGGCGCCCGCGGAGGCCGAGGCAGCTCCGTCCCGAGTGGCCGGCGCGTCGCACTTCGCGCCCTTGCCGGCGGCGCCTGCAGCAAGTACGGCTCCACCGGAGCAGGTGTCGGAGGAGGCCGCACAAGTCCCTGCCGAGCAAGCCCCTGCCGAGAAGGTCTCTACGGTACCTGAGACTGCTCGGTTGGAGGCGGCCGGGGCCAGCCATTTCGCGCCCCTGCCGGTAGCGCCCGTGTCGGCGCCTGAATCCTTGCCGGCGGTGGAATCCGCTGCGGCCGAAACCGCTTCGGCAACTGGTCCCGAGGCCGAGGCTCCAACTGTCCCCGAGACCGAGAGTGAGGTGCCAACGGCCGATGCCGGACCGGCCGGAGAGCCGCTTCCGGTGACGCCCACGCCTCCGGCGGTCCGCCCGCCGAAAGACTATCGGATGCCGCATTTTGCGCCCCTCCCGGGTTCGAAGACGGCCGCTCCGCCGAGCCCTGAGGTGACGCCTTCCCTAGCGCATCCGACGCTTCCGAACCTTCCGGATGAGCGAGCTCCGGTCGTCGCGGCTCCGCCGGCTGCTGCGCCCGTCGAGGAGTCTGCCGTCGCCGAGGGCACGCCCGAGGAGCCGGCCGCGCCTCAGGATTCTGCGCCCACGACCCCGGACTCCCTCATTGAGGTGCCGGTGGTCGTCGTGCCGTTGGCCGCGGATCTTGCTTCCGAGCCTCCGGCGACGGCGCCCGCGCCGGCCGAAGCGCACATGATCGAGGCGGAGGTTGTCGAGGCGCCGCTGATCAAGACGCCGGCGTCCCCCGAGTCGCCTGCCGTGCCGAACGAGCCGCCGGTCGCTGCCGCACCGGCTCCGGCAGAGGCACCGGTTGCTGCGGCACCGGCTCCGACAGAGACGCCCGTCGCGGCAGAGGCTCCTGCTCCGGCAGCGGCTTCGGCAGAGGCACCTGCTGCGATAGAGGCAGCCGCTCCGGCAAAGGCACCTGCTGCGACAGAGGCAGCGGCTCCGGCAGCGGCACCTACTGCGACAGAGGCAGCCGCTCCGGCAGAGGCACCTGCTTCGGCAGAGGCCCCCGTCCCGGCGGAGGCCCCCGCCCCGACCCCGAAGCCGGCCGTTATCGCGCCGGTCGTGCCTGCCCCCGCAACGGAGGTCGTTCCGAATCCGCCCGTTGTCGAGCCGATGCCACGTTGGATGAATCACTTCGGACCCATGCGCTAGAGCGCCCTTTCCGCATCGGCCCCGCTCGATGGGCCGGTGCGGGTGTTGCCGGCCAGACGCCTGACGTCGCAGTCGCAAGGTCGACGTCGCTTTGAGGTTCCCGAGCGACACGGCGGGCCCGCGAACGCATAAGCCCCAAAAAATACGGAGAACGTGATGGAAAAGCCGCACCTCCCCAAGACGGTGACCGAAGTCGTCAAGCTCTACGATCCGCGGACTTGGCGCGAGAAGGGGCTGTGGTGGACAGCGGGGTTGTTCGTCGTCACCTACATCCTGGTGATTACGATCCTCGCGGTCTTCTGGTCGCGCTCGCCGGCGACCTTCGACGTCCGGGAAAAAGCAGCGAGCTTGGCCGGCGGCGATACCTCGACCCTTGTCACGGGCACCTACACGACGGCGGTCGCCATCGGTATCGCCGAGACCCTATTGAACAAGCCCGGCGGCTATCTGAGCAACGACTTGACCCCCCCGGGTCTGTTCCTCGACAACATCCCGAACTGGGAGTTCGGTGCCTTGACCGAGCTGCGCGACTTGGCCCGCGCGATGCGCAACGACTTCGCCCGTTCGCAGTCGCAATCGGTCGAAGATAAGGATCTTCAGGTGGCGGAACCTCAGTTCAGCTACGACTCCGAGTCCTGGATCCTTCCGTCGACCGAGTCGGAATATCGCAAAGGGGTCGAAGCGATGTACCGTTATTTCGCTCGACTCAGCGACGGAAACAAGGGGGACGGGCAGTTTTTTGCGCGGTCCGACAATCTGAGATCTTATCTCGCTGTCGTCGAAAAGCGGTTGGGCAGCCTCGCGCAACGCCTCTCATATGCCGTCGGGCAAGCGCAGCTCGATCTGTCGCTTGCCGGCGACCCGAGCGCCCGGGAGGCCCGCCCGACCGACGAGGTGATGCGCAACAAGACACCCTGGCTGGACATCGACGATGTCTTCTTTGAGGCGCGAGGCTATACCTGGGCCTTGATGCAGACCTTGCAGGCCCTGTCGATCGATTTCGAGGCCGTGCTGAAGGACAAGACCGCGCAACGATCGCTCGAAGAGATCATCCGCGAGCTCGGTAACACGCAGAATCCCATCTGGAGTCCCCTGATCCTGAACGGAACGGGATTCGGTCCGATGGGTAATCATTCGCTCGTGATGGCGTCCTACATCTCGCGTGCAAACGCGGCGATCATCGATTTGCGTAATCTCTTGGAGAAAGGCTGATCGCCGCGCGACGGCGCGGCGTGCGGCGCGCGGGATCTCAGGCCCTCGGCAGGATGATCCCGCTGTCGCGCAGGTAGGCGATCACCTCGTCGGCCAGAACATCCGGCGGGTTCCGTCCGGCATGGAGTTGAAGCTCCGGTGCGGACGGGGCCTCGTAGGGATCATCGATTCCGGTAAAGCCCTTGATCTCGCCGGCGCGCGCCTTCTTGTAGAGCCCTTTTGGGTCGCGCGTCTCGCAGATCTCAATCGGGGTATCGACGAAGACCTCGATAAAATCCCCTTCCGGCATGGCACGCCGAACCCTGTCACGGTCCGCGCGATAGGGGCTGATGAAGGCGGTGAGGGCGATGATGCCGGCTTGGGCGAAGAGGTGTGCCACCGCACCGATGCGTCGAATGTTCTCTTCGCGATCGATCGCGGAGAAGCCAAGGCCGAAACGCTGGGCGAACTCCTCGCCGTGAACGTCGCGGAGCATCCCGGGACCCGCGTTGAGTGCGTGACGGACATTGTCGCCGTCCAGCACCGCACTGTGGATGCCCTGCTGGTGGAGCCGATGGTCCAGCGTATTGGCGATCGTGCTCTTCCCCGAGCCGCTGAGCCCGGTGAACCAGAGCACACAGCCCTTGTGTCCCTTCATTGCCTCGCGATCCGAGCGAGAGACCTGATGTTCGTGCCAGGTCACATTCGTGTCGTTCATGGTCTATCCTCAAGGCGGTTTTAGATGTGGCGACCCTTCGAAGCAAGAATAATACCGTATTTGAGACTCCGGCCATGCGGCGGACGCGATACGGATCGGCGCGAAGTGGTTTGGAACGCTCTACGCGATCGACCTTGCGGCGGCGTTTTGGCGGACGCTTCGTAAGCGAACGCGAGCCGGAGCATCGCGTTCACAGTCGCGAATGGACGTCGGGCGTCGGCGTTCAGGTTGCAGATGCGCCGGACAGCGAGAACCGCGTTTCGACCGTGCCGCCGCAGCCGACGATGCACTCGTCATGCTGAGTCGTACAGATACTCATGTCCGCCGCCGGGCATGTCTCGGGCCTGACGCAAAGCGCGCCCGGCGTGGCCAGGCAGGCGTCGTGGTCCGCCGAGAGCTGCTCGGCATACATCCGACAGTCGTCCTCGCGGGTCCGTTGTCGCTGCTCGCACTGACTCCGGCTCAATTCGCAGTTTGCCAAACACGCCTGTGCTTGCGGGTCGCTGGGCGGAACCACATGTCTTTCCTGCAGGTGATTTGTGCATCCGGCGGCGGCAAGTATCGCCAAGAGGCCGATCAAAAAGCGTGGCCCGCGTGCTGATAGGATCCAGTCTGCCATCGATGATCTCAATTGGGTCGTTCAGGTCATTGTCGTCTGCGCAAGCGGCGACCGAGTAGATAGAGTAGGGCTGCGTTGATGCCGACGCCGATTGCAAGCAGCGCTAGGTTGAGTGCGGCCGAGTCGATCCCGATGAGACCGCTGATCTGATTCACAAACAGGCTCCATGGTAGCGCAAAGAGGACGAGAAAGATTCCGGATGATGGATCGCCGCCGAACAGCAGCAAGGCGATTGCACCGACCGACACGGCCAGGTAAACGACGATGAGGTTGCGTATCGCCGTCGGGATTTCGCGCTGCGCGACGCTGGTCTTACGGGGGGCTTGTGGCATGATGACCTCCTGCCGATTCGGGGACTGGACGCCGACCATGATCGAGCAGAGTCGGGCCGATTGGGGGCCCATCAGACCAAACCATTCGAACGACCGGGTCGATCGCCCGGTCGTTCGAAGACGGGCAGTGGAGAGACTCCGATGAGCAAAGGTGAAGACAAGAAGAAGGAAGCGAAGAAACAGCCGTTGAAGAACATGAAGGAGAAGCGCGCGGAGAAGAAGGCCAAGAAGGGCGGTCGCAGCGGCTGAGCGCAGACTGTACCGCGTCACCGGGATCCCGGGGCATTTGCGGATGATGTTCGCGCCGGAGGACTGCTTGTGACCGCGTCTTCCGGCGCATTCGGCTCGTCGCCCATGCAGGGAAAGACCACCAAATGGTCGGCTTCAAGCCGGATCCCGATCTCATCCCCGACGGCGTGTTGGTGATGGCTCGGGACCAAACAAAGCACCTCGGTTCCGCTCTCCAACCTCAGCTGATACAGGTATTCGGCACCGCGAAATGCGCGTTCCACGACGACCGCTCGCCTCGGGCTGGTCTCGTCATACAGCATGTCGTCGGGTCGGATCAACACCTCCGCCGTCGATCCGGGCGGCAGACCATGCGGTTTGCTTCCGGCGACGCGTCCGAGCTCCGTCTTCACGCGTGTTTCGTCCACCACGATCGCCGGGAGCAAGACGCCTTGGCCGATGAAACCGGCAACGAAACGATCGGCCGGCTCGTGGTAGAGGCCGAATCCGGTTCCCCATTGACGGATGCTGCCATCGGCGATCACGCCGATCTGATCGGCCATGGCGAAGGCCTCGAGCTGATCGTGGGTGACGAGGATCGCGGTCACGCCCTCGCGTCTGAGCAAATCCCTGACCTCGCGTGCGAGCTGCTCGCGCAGCTCGGCGTCCATGCTCGAGAAGGGCTCGTCGAGCAACAGGATCTCGGGGCGCGGTGCCATGGCGCGGGCGAGGGCGACCCGTTGCTGCATGCCTCCGGAGAGTTCGTGCGGATACAGGGATGCCGCGTGACCTAGGTCGACCAGGTCAAGGAGCTCTGCGACACGATGCTCACGCTCGGCACGCTTGAGTCCGCTCAGGCCAAACGCGACGTTGCGTGCGACCGTGAGGTGCGGGAACAACGCGAAGTCTTGAAAGACCATGCCGACCCGACGTTGCTCGGGGGGGATGGTGTGGCCGGGAACCGAGACGCGGTGTCCGTGCAACAGGACCTCGCCGCGGCTGACCGGCTCGAAACCGGCGATGGCGCGCAGCAAGGTCGTCTTGCCGCAGCCGCTCGGCCCGAGCAGACACCCGATGATGCCATGCTCGAGGACGAAGGACACATCGCGCACGATCGTGGTGTCGCCATAAGCGACGCTGACGTCTCTGACCTCAAGCTGTGTCGGCATTGCGGGACTTGGTGATGGAACGGCTCAGCAGGATAACCGGAACCAAGCCTGCAAGCACGATGGTCAGCGCGGCCGGCGCGGTGTCGGCCAAGCGCTCGTCGGAGGCCAGTTCGTAAGCGCGCACCGCGAGGGTGTTGAAATTGAAGGGCCGCAGGATCAGGGTGGCCGGGAGCTCCTTGAGCACATCGACAAAGACCAAGAGCACCGCGGTGAGCAGGCTGCCTCGGAGCATCGGGATGTGGATGCGTCGCAACACCTGTCCCGGTCGATAACCCATCGCGCGACCGGCCTCGTCCATGGACGGCCGGATGCGCCCGAGCCCCGCCTCGACGGTCTGAAGTGACACGGCCAGGAAGCGCGTTAGATACGCGAAGATCAGCGCGGCCAGGGTTCCGCTCAGCAACAGTCCGGTGGAGACGTCGAAGGTGCGGCGCATCCAGGCGTCCAAGGTATTGTCGAACCAGGCGAAGGGGATGATGACGCCGATGGCGATCACCGTACCGGGAATGGCGTAGCCGAGACCTGCGACCTTCACGGCCGCGGTGACCGTGCGGGTCGGATGCAGGCGCTTGCCGTAACCCAGCACCAATGCAAGCACCAAGGCGATCAGCGCGGCGATCGAGGCGAGCTCGAGGCTATTGCGTACCAAGCCCCAGAAGGCGGCGTCGTAGGCACCCCGGGCGATGGTCAGCGCCCAGGTTGCGAGCTGTCCCGCGGGGATAAGGAAACCCAGCATCAGAGGGGCCGCGCAAAAGACGATCGCCGCGAAGGCGCGCCAGCCGGTGAGGTGGTAACGGCGGATCGATTGATGCCGCCGACTGGTGTCATGGTATCGCGCCTGGCTGCGCGAGATCCGTTCCAGCGCAATCAGCACCAGGACGAAGCCGAGCAGCATCGCCGAGAGTTGGGCCGCGGCCGCCGCGTTGTTCAGACCGAACCAGGTGCGGAAGATCCCGGTCGTAAAGGTTTGCACGCCGAAATACTGCACCGTACCGTAATCGGCCAGGGTCTCCATCAGGGCCAGGGTCAGCCCGGCGACGATGGCCGGGCGTGCCAAGGGCAGGGCGACCGAGAAGAAGGTGCGCCAGGGGCCGTTGCCGAGTGTGCGGCTGACGTCGAGCACGCAGATCGACTGGCTGAGAAAGGCGGCTCGGCCGAGCAAATAAACATAAGGGTAGAGGACCAGGGCGAGCATCGTGGCAGCCCCTTCCAGTGAACGGATCTCGGGAAACCAATAGTCTCCGAAACCCCAGCCGGTCCAGTCCCGCAGGGTGCTCTGAACCGGACCGGCGAAATCAAGCATGCCGGTATAGGTGTAGGCGATGATGTAGGCGGGCATCGCCATGGGTAGGATCAGCGCCCACTCGAACAAGCCGCGTCCCGGAAAGCGACACATGCTTGTCAGCCAGGCCGTTCCGACGCCGCCGACCAGGGTTCCGACGGCCACGCCGAGCATCAACAGCAGGGTGTTGAGGACGTAGTCGGCGAGGACCGTGTCGACGAGGTGCTGCCAGACATCGCCGGCGGGAACCAGGACGAAGCCGACGATCACCAGGACCGGCAGCCCGGTCAAGAGTGCGATCGCGACGATGCCGGCCGACCACAACCCTCGGCGCTCATGCGTGCTCACGATCGCCTCATCTTGAAGAAGGACTGCCTCCGGGTTGCGGGTTGGGCCGCACGAGGGGGCCTGGTCAGGCCCCATTATCCCTTCTCCACCGCTCGTCCGTCTATTTCCAACCGGCGCGGTCCATCAGGCGTACGGCATCCGGACCGAGCTCACCGAGTTTGGAGAGCTGAATGTCGTCTGCTTTGAATTCGCCCCAGGACTCCAGCAGGGCGCTGACCGGCGCGCCGGGGACGACGGGGTACTCTCCGTTGACCTCCGCGTACCAGGCCTGAGAATCCGCGCTGACGAGGAATTCCGCGAGCTTGATCGCCGCATCCTTGTTCTTTGCCGCGCCGGTCATGGCGATGCCGCTGACGTTGACGTGGGCTCCGCGCCCGTCCTGATTGGGCCAGAAGACCCGGACCGCCTCCGCCGCGGACATCTGGGTCGGATCGCCCGAGGTCAGCATTCCGGCGAGATAGTAGGTATTGGCGATGGCGATATCGCATTGCCCGGCCGCTGCGGCGGCGATCTGATCTCGATCGCCGCCTTTAGGAGGACGCGCCATGTTGGCGACGAGACCCGTCGCCCACGTCTCGGTGGACTCGACCCCGTCGGCGGCGATCATGGCGGCGACCAACGACTGGTTGTAGACATTGTCCGAAGAGCGGATACAGATACGACCCTTCCATTCGGGGTCGGCGAGCGCCTCGTAGGTCGTGAGGCTGGTCGGATCGACCTTGCCCTCGACATAGAGTATGGGGCGCGCGCGCAGCGATAAACCGAACCAATGACCTTCGGGGTCACGATAGGCCTCCGGGATCGCCTCGATCAGCACCTGACTGTCGATTGGCTGGGTCACACCGGCCTCTTTGGCACGATAGAGGTTGCCGGCATCGACGGTGATCAACAGGTCGGCCGGCGAGTTGATCCCCTCGCTCTCAAGGCGCTTGAGCAAGGTCTCGGCCTTGTCCGTGACCATATTGACCTTGATGCCGGTCTGCTCCGTGAAACGGTCCAGCAAGGGTTTAATCAGCTCTTCCTTGCGCGCCGAGTAGAGGTTGACCTCCTCTTCGGCCGAGGCGATGCCCGGCGGGATGGCGAAGAGGAGTGCCGCGGCGATCCCGCCGGTGACCGAGGAGATGAGATAGCGTGATGGCGTCATGCAGTAAGGCCTCCTGATGGCCGAGTGTGGGTTGTGGTCGCGATCGTTTTCCGTCCGACATTTATAATAATGGGAACGCTTCGCATTAACAAGTCTGCACTGAATGCGTTGCTAAAATTCGAATATAATCGCGTCATTATTTGAGTGTCGGCGCAGAAACCCTTGAAACCGGGGTGCTGCGCTCGGACATGAGTGACGTCGAGTCTCAAGCCCAGCCAGCCCGATGTGTCCTAGATGTCCTGCGGAATGTTGAATCCCGCCGCGAAGGGCGTATAGTAAATACCCAGTAAAACGCTCAAGAAAACGGAGCCAGGAGAGATGACCTCAACCCAAGCTGTCGACGATATCGTCCGATCCGAGTACGAGCATGGTTTCGTGACCGAGATCGAGTCCGATACCCTGCCGCCCGGTCTGGACGAAGGGGTGGTGCGTGCCATCTCCGCTCGCAAGGGCGAACCTGAGTTCATGACCGAGTGGCGCCTCAAGGCGTACCGGCATTGGTTGACCATGCCGACGCCGCACTGGGCCTCGGTCCACTATCCGCCGATCGATTTCCAGGCGATCTCTTACTTCTCGGCCCCGAAGCGCCCGGAAGACATGCCGAAGAGTCTCGACGAGATCGATCCGGCCTTGCTCGAGACCTATGAAAAGCTAGGCATCCCGATCGAGGAGCAAAAGGCGCTCGCCGGGATTGCAGTGGATGCGGTGTTCGACAGCGTTTCGGTCGCGACGACCTTCCGTTCCGCGTTGGCCGACGCAGGCGTCATCTTCTGCTCCATCTCCGAGGCGGTCCACGATCACCCGGAGCTGATCCAGAAGTATCTCGGCTCGGTGGTTCCGCATACCGACAACTACTATGCGGGACTCAACGCGGCGGTCTTCAGCGACGGCACCTTCGTCTACGTCCCCGAGGGCGTGCGCTGCCCGATGGAGCTCAGCACGTACTTCAGGATCAACGCACGCAACACGGGCCAGTTCGAGCGCACCCTGATCGTGGCCGAAGCCGGAAGCTATGTCAGCTACCTCGAAGGCTGCACTGCACCGCAGCGCGACGAGAACCAGCTCCATGCGGCGGTCGTCGAGCTGATCGCCATGGACGACGCCGAGATCAAGTACTCGACGGTGCAGAACTGGTATCCGGGCGACGCTCAAGGACGCGGCGGTATCTACAACTTCGTCACCAAGCGCGGCGACTGTCGCGGTGCGCGCTCGAAGATTTCATGGACACAGGTCGAAACGGGATCCGCGATCACTTGGAAGTACCCCAGCTGCATCCTGCGCGGCGACGACTCGATCGGCGAGTTCTACTCGGTCGCCGTCACGAAAGGCCGTCAGCAGGCGGATACCGGCACCAAGATGATTCACCTTGGGCGCAACACCCGCTCGACCATTGTCTCCAAGGGGATCTCGGCGGGAGAGGGTCAACAGACCTATCGCGGCCTGGTGCGGATCAGTCAGCGGGCCGAGGGCGCGCGCAACCATACGCAATGCGACTCTCTGCTGATCGGTGACCGCTGCGCCGCCAATACCTTTCCGTATATCGAGGTCAAGCACCCGAGCGCCAATCTCGAGCACGAGGCGACCACCTCGAAGATCAGCGACGACCAGCTGTTCTACTGCCGCTCGCGCGGACTCACCGAGGAAGACGCGGTCTCGATGATCGTCAACGGCTTCTGCAAGGAGGTCTTCAACGAGCTGCCGATGGAGTTCGCAGTCGAGGCGCAGAAGCTCTTGAGTATCAGCTTGGAAGGCGCGGTCGGTTGAACCTACTGAACCGCGTTCGGATAATCATGCGGAATCGGCACACGCGCTCGGTCTCGCAGCGATAGACGCACTTCGCGCGACGGGGTTCAAGTCTTTAAAACGAGATTAAACATATCGATCGCGTCAGCTCGGATGTTGACTCTTCGACCCTCAGCTCGATCCAATCAGAGAATTGAGCATGGCCTGCCGGACGCGATCGATCAGGAGACTTATGATGTTGTCTGTCAAGGGCCTGCGGGCCAATGTCGGTGAGAACGAGATCCTCACGGGGCTCGATCTGGAGGTCGGTCCCGGCGAGATCCACGCCATTATGGGTCCGAACGGTTCGGGTAAGAGCACCTTCTCGCATGTCCTGTCGGGACGCGAGGGTTACGAGGTCACGGCCGGCTCGGTCACCTTCGAGGGGCAGGATCTGCTTGCGCTCGAGCCTGAGGAGCGCGCGCATCTAGGCGTCTTCCTGGCCTTTCAGTATCCGGTCGAGCTGCCCGGCGTCAACAACACCTATTTCCTCAAGGCGGCGCTCAACAGCATCCGCAAGGCCCGCGGCGAGAGCGAGTTGGATGCGGTGTCGTTTCTGCGTCTCATCAAGGAGAAGCTGAAGATCCTGCATCTGAACGACTCTTTGCTGAAGCGCGCAGTCAACGCCGGATTCTCCGGCGGGGAGAAGAAGCGCAACGAGATCTTCCAGATGGCACTGCTCGAGCCCAAGCTTGCGATCCTGGACGAGACCGATTCCGGGCTGGACATCGACGCGCTTCGCGTGGTGGCCGACGGCGTGAATGCGCTGCGCAGCCCCGATCGCTCGATGATCGTCGTCACCCACTATCAGCGTTTGCTCGACTACATCGAGCCCGATCGTGTCCATGTCCTTGCGAAAGGCCGGATCATCCGCTCCGGCGGCAAGGAGCTGGCTCTGGAGCTTGAGGAGAAGGGATACGGCTGGATCCTCGAGCAGGAGCAGGCGGCATGAATGGCGCAGCGTCCACCAGTTTCGACACCTGGCTATCCGCCCGGACGGACGGTGAGATCGGTGCCGGGCTCGATTGGCTTGAGGCGCATCGGCGCAACGCCCTGGACCAAGTGCGCGAGCAAGGCGTTCCGGGCACCAAGCAGGAAGCGTGGCGCTACACCAGTCTGAAGCGACTGATCGAGCAGGGGTTCGCTCGGGTCGAGGACGAGGTCACGGCGCTGCAGCTGATCGACATTGAGGAGCTGCTGATCCCCGAGTTGGACAGCCATCGTGTCGTGATGGTGAACGGACGCTATACGCCGTCGTTGTCGGCACTCGGCGACCTCCCGCGTGGTGTTCGCGTGACCGGTCTGCGGGCCCTGCTCGCAAGCGATCCGGACGCCCTGCGAGAGCGTCTCAACGGCGTAGCCGGCGAGAGCCAGCCGTTGTTTGCGGCACTCAACACGGCGGGTCTGGACGACGGGCTCGTGGTCTTGCTCGACCGAGGTGCGATCCTCGAGCGCCCGATCGAGCTGATCCATCTCTCCGTCGGGATGGACGAGCCGCGCGTTGCACAACCCCGTCACCTGGTTTCGCTTGCCGACGGTGCGCAGGCGACACTGATCGAGCGTTATGTGAGCCTCGGGGAGTCACTCTACTGCACCAACTCGGTCCTGGAACTATCGCTGGGTCGAGACGCCGTGCTGAAGCACGACCGCATCCAGATCGAGAGCCCGAACGCCTTCCACATCACGGGCCTCTACCTGAACCAAGACGCCAATAGTCGTTATGTCGGCGTCAACATCGGTCTGGGTGGAGCCTGGGCGCGCACCGATCTGGTGACCCGCTTCAGTGGGCAGCACGCCGAATGCGACCTTCAGGGACTCTATCTCGCGGGCGATCGTCAATTAATCGACTACCACATCGACGTGGATCACGCGGTTCCGGCGTGTTCGAGCCGCGAGACCTTCAAGGGCATCCTCTACGGCAAGGGTCGAGCGGTCTTTGACGGTCGGGTTGTGGTGGCAAAGGATGCGCAGAAGACCGACGCGGCCATGTCCAACAAGAACCTCATGCTGTCCGAGAACGCCGAGGTCGATACCAAGCCGCAGCTCGAGATCAACGCCGACGATGTGAAATGCAGCCACGGCACGACGGTTGGCCAAATCGAACCCGAGAAGCTGTTTTATCTGCGATCGCGCGGCATCTCCGCGCCGCTTGCACGTCGCATGCTGTGTTTGGGATTCGCCGAGGAGATCATCGATGCTCTGCACAGCGATGCACTGCGCGAAGCGGTGTCGGAGGAGGTCGGGCGACGGCTCGAAACCGCTCCCCTGACCTAAGACGGGGTTCACTCAGGCGGGGTTCAGGGTGTTTTTCGAGAAATGATCCGAAGAGGGCATCGGTACGGACTCCGGGAGAACTTGAGTCGTTGCGGTTCAGAGTCCGAGAACTTAATGACTTGAACCGCGTCCGCTCCGGAGGCGTCGGCTCGACAAGGGTCGAGCCGATCGAAGACATCTCATGTCGCGCCCGACGCGGTCCAACTGAAAATTGTAGTCAAGAGGTCGAGCATGAACAGACTGGCCCGCTTCGCCGGCTTCGGTAAGCATGACGAGGACAATGCGAACACGGCCGTTCTCACGGAGGACGTTCCCGTCGAGCAGATGAACGCCGAGGAGCTCAGGGATCCGATTATCGAGGCGCTTCGCACGGTGCAGGATCCCGAGATCCCCATCAACATCTATGACTTGGGTCTGATCTATCGAGTCGACATCTCGCCGGTCGGCGACGTCTCAATCGACATGACGCTGACCGCGCCGGCCTGCCCGGTTGCCGGCATGATGCCGATCATGGTCAAGGATGCAGTCTCGAAGGTCGAGGGTGTGGGTCAGGTTCAGGTCGAGCTGGTGTGGGATCCGCCGTGGAGTCAGGCACACATGAGCGACGAGGCACGCCTCCAGCTCGGTTTGATGTGACCGCAGCCGCCGTCAGGTCCTCAATAGACACAAGGGGACTCGAAGCTCGGCCTCGCTGAGCCCTCCGTGAACCCCGATCTGCTGATGTGGCTGCTCGAAAGGCAGCCACTGTCGAATCACACCGTTGGCCTTCGGAAGCAGACAGACATCCCCGACACGCTCCATGAAGCGCACATGCTGCCTCCCGGTGCCGAAAAGCCCCTCCTCGACGAGCTGTTCGCTCGCCACCAAGTCGACTCGGTTCACCAAGACATCGCTGCAATAAGCGCGAAAGGCGTCCGCATGGCCGGAGCGCAAATAGCAAAAAGCCGCACGCGGCTCGCCGCACAGCGGAAGTAAGAGGTGGCTTTCGAGCTCGGGATGATCGGCGAGGTCGATCGCATCCGCGGCAGAGGTATCCAATTGGCCGTGATCCGCGCTGATCAACAGCAGGCTGTCCGTGTCGGTGATGTCATGCATGAAGGTCGCGATCTCCTGCTCGATCGCGAGCAGGTGTGCCTGCGCGGCTGGGCTCTCCATCCCATGCTCGTGACCGATGGCGTCCAGTCCTGGCCAGTACAGATAGAGAT
This region includes:
- a CDS encoding DUF2333 family protein, translating into MEKPHLPKTVTEVVKLYDPRTWREKGLWWTAGLFVVTYILVITILAVFWSRSPATFDVREKAASLAGGDTSTLVTGTYTTAVAIGIAETLLNKPGGYLSNDLTPPGLFLDNIPNWEFGALTELRDLARAMRNDFARSQSQSVEDKDLQVAEPQFSYDSESWILPSTESEYRKGVEAMYRYFARLSDGNKGDGQFFARSDNLRSYLAVVEKRLGSLAQRLSYAVGQAQLDLSLAGDPSAREARPTDEVMRNKTPWLDIDDVFFEARGYTWALMQTLQALSIDFEAVLKDKTAQRSLEEIIRELGNTQNPIWSPLILNGTGFGPMGNHSLVMASYISRANAAIIDLRNLLEKG
- a CDS encoding ABC transporter permease, with product MSTHERRGLWSAGIVAIALLTGLPVLVIVGFVLVPAGDVWQHLVDTVLADYVLNTLLLMLGVAVGTLVGGVGTAWLTSMCRFPGRGLFEWALILPMAMPAYIIAYTYTGMLDFAGPVQSTLRDWTGWGFGDYWFPEIRSLEGAATMLALVLYPYVYLLGRAAFLSQSICVLDVSRTLGNGPWRTFFSVALPLARPAIVAGLTLALMETLADYGTVQYFGVQTFTTGIFRTWFGLNNAAAAAQLSAMLLGFVLVLIALERISRSQARYHDTSRRHQSIRRYHLTGWRAFAAIVFCAAPLMLGFLIPAGQLATWALTIARGAYDAAFWGLVRNSLELASIAALIALVLALVLGYGKRLHPTRTVTAAVKVAGLGYAIPGTVIAIGVIIPFAWFDNTLDAWMRRTFDVSTGLLLSGTLAALIFAYLTRFLAVSLQTVEAGLGRIRPSMDEAGRAMGYRPGQVLRRIHIPMLRGSLLTAVLLVFVDVLKELPATLILRPFNFNTLAVRAYELASDERLADTAPAALTIVLAGLVPVILLSRSITKSRNADTA
- a CDS encoding SCO4225 family membrane protein is translated as MPQAPRKTSVAQREIPTAIRNLIVVYLAVSVGAIALLLFGGDPSSGIFLVLFALPWSLFVNQISGLIGIDSAALNLALLAIGVGINAALLYLLGRRLRRRQ
- a CDS encoding ABC transporter ATP-binding protein; the encoded protein is MPTQLEVRDVSVAYGDTTIVRDVSFVLEHGIIGCLLGPSGCGKTTLLRAIAGFEPVSRGEVLLHGHRVSVPGHTIPPEQRRVGMVFQDFALFPHLTVARNVAFGLSGLKRAEREHRVAELLDLVDLGHAASLYPHELSGGMQQRVALARAMAPRPEILLLDEPFSSMDAELREQLAREVRDLLRREGVTAILVTHDQLEAFAMADQIGVIADGSIRQWGTGFGLYHEPADRFVAGFIGQGVLLPAIVVDETRVKTELGRVAGSKPHGLPPGSTAEVLIRPDDMLYDETSPRRAVVVERAFRGAEYLYQLRLESGTEVLCLVPSHHQHAVGDEIGIRLEADHLVVFPCMGDEPNAPEDAVTSSPPARTSSANAPGSR
- a CDS encoding Fe(3+) ABC transporter substrate-binding protein, which produces MTPSRYLISSVTGGIAAALLFAIPPGIASAEEEVNLYSARKEELIKPLLDRFTEQTGIKVNMVTDKAETLLKRLESEGINSPADLLITVDAGNLYRAKEAGVTQPIDSQVLIEAIPEAYRDPEGHWFGLSLRARPILYVEGKVDPTSLTTYEALADPEWKGRICIRSSDNVYNQSLVAAMIAADGVESTETWATGLVANMARPPKGGDRDQIAAAAAGQCDIAIANTYYLAGMLTSGDPTQMSAAEAVRVFWPNQDGRGAHVNVSGIAMTGAAKNKDAAIKLAEFLVSADSQAWYAEVNGEYPVVPGAPVSALLESWGEFKADDIQLSKLGELGPDAVRLMDRAGWK
- the cysC gene encoding adenylyl-sulfate kinase is translated as MNDTNVTWHEHQVSRSDREAMKGHKGCVLWFTGLSGSGKSTIANTLDHRLHQQGIHSAVLDGDNVRHALNAGPGMLRDVHGEEFAQRFGLGFSAIDREENIRRIGAVAHLFAQAGIIALTAFISPYRADRDRVRRAMPEGDFIEVFVDTPIEICETRDPKGLYKKARAGEIKGFTGIDDPYEAPSAPELQLHAGRNPPDVLADEVIAYLRDSGIILPRA